From Homo sapiens chromosome 6, GRCh38.p14 Primary Assembly, the proteins below share one genomic window:
- the H2BC8 gene encoding histone H2B type 1-C/E/F/G/I produces the protein MPEPAKSAPAPKKGSKKAVTKAQKKDGKKRKRSRKESYSVYVYKVLKQVHPDTGISSKAMGIMNSFVNDIFERIAGEASRLAHYNKRSTITSREIQTAVRLLLPGELAKHAVSEGTKAVTKYTSSK, from the coding sequence ATGCCTGAACCAGCTAAGTCAGCTCCTGCTCCGAAGAAGGGTTCCAAGAAGGCTGTGACCAAGGCGCAGAAGAAGGATGGCAAGAAGCGCAAGCGCAGTCGTAAGGAGAGCTACTCCGTGTATGTGTACAAGGTGCTAAAACAGGTTCACCCCGATACTGGCATCTCATCCAAGGCCATGGGCATCATGAATTCCTTCGTTAACGACATCTTCGAACGCATCGCAGGCGAGGCTTCCCGTCTGGCCCACTACAACAAGCGCTCGACCATTACCTCCAGGGAGATCCAGACCGCCGTGCGTCTGCTGCTTCCCGGAGAGCTGGCCAAGCACGCAGTGTCCGAAGGTACCAAGGCTGTCACCAAGTATACAAGCTCCAAGTAA
- the H2AC8 gene encoding histone H2A type 1-B/E produces MSGRGKQGGKARAKAKTRSSRAGLQFPVGRVHRLLRKGNYSERVGAGAPVYLAAVLEYLTAEILELAGNAARDNKKTRIIPRHLQLAIRNDEELNKLLGRVTIAQGGVLPNIQAVLLPKKTESHHKAKGK; encoded by the coding sequence ATGTCTGGACGTGGAAAGCAAGGCGGCAAAGCTCGGGCAAAAGCTAAAACGCGTTCTTCCAGGGCCGGTCTTCAGTTTCCAGTTGGCCGTGTGCACCGCCTCCTCCGCAAAGGCAACTACTCCGAACGAGTCGGGGCCGGCGCTCCAGTGTACCTGGCAGCGGTGCTGGAATATCTGACGGCCGAGATCTTAGAGCTAGCTGGCAACGCGGCTCGCGACAATAAGAAGACCCGCATCATCCCGCGCCACCTGCAGCTAGCCATCCGCAACGACGAGGAGCTAAATAAGCTTCTAGGTCGCGTGACCATCGCGCAGGGCGGTGTCCTGCCCAACATCCAGGCCGTATTGCTGCCTAAGAAGACGGAGAGCCACCATAAGGCCAAGGGCAAGTGA
- the H3C6 gene encoding histone H3.1 — protein MARTKQTARKSTGGKAPRKQLATKAARKSAPATGGVKKPHRYRPGTVALREIRRYQKSTELLIRKLPFQRLVREIAQDFKTDLRFQSSAVMALQEACEAYLVGLFEDTNLCAIHAKRVTIMPKDIQLARRIRGERA, from the coding sequence ATGGCGCGTACTAAGCAGACGGCTCGTAAATCCACAGGCGGTAAAGCACCGCGCAAACAGCTGGCCACTAAGGCAGCTCGCAAGAGCGCTCCGGCCACGGGCGGCGTGAAGAAGCCCCATCGCTACCGCCCTGGCACCGTGGCTCTGCGCGAGATCCGTCGCTACCAGAAGTCTACCGAGCTTCTAATCCGGAAGCTGCCGTTTCAGCGCCTGGTGCGAGAAAtagctcaggacttcaagaccgaCCTGCGCTTCCAGAGTTCCGCGGTGATGGCGCTGCAGGAGGCCTGCGAGGCCTACTTGGTGGGGCTTTTCGAGGACACCAACCTGTGCGCTATTCATGCCAAACGCGTGACCATCATGCCTAAAGACATCCAGCTTGCCCGCCGCATTCGTGGGGAGAGGGCGTGA